The proteins below come from a single Lepeophtheirus salmonis chromosome 4, UVic_Lsal_1.4, whole genome shotgun sequence genomic window:
- the LOC121116760 gene encoding uncharacterized protein isoform X2, with amino-acid sequence MDNLGPMESMEDNLEVLDPREKEEILDSQEDLVLLVNPAILVTLGILSQTLKVINIKYGEQGEVGIPGPRGDDTITEIVADVSVIYKGEKGLIGYKGEIGLYGRKGNQGWEGDRGESGGVGFNGAKGVIGAPGYRGKPGKPGPAGPVGPKGLKGSSGKYGRPGIPGKEGMIGEQGIPGRPGRQGEVGPTGIFDPNLAEEGKVGAVGAQGSEGFPGEDGSPGANGLSGNRGLKGEPGEPGTPGVQGRRGIPGIRIKGEAGDDGPKGYPGFPGAKGMKGNPGLPGDQGDEGETVYGPPGLAGEDGSDGIPGEDGVRGDIGFPGLKGYPGRGRPITGPTGEQGRQGYPGPSGLPGLDGLEGLKGSFGDKGDDCPFCQNGLVGEKGEEGTNGRSGYKGVQGFPGWPGFRGNKGIKGYMGIKGWPGQSGPPGMSGLEGGKGYKGDQGSLLGLENTIAGEIGDLGVGGFPGLQGSKGLQGPFGNPGIPGLPGFKGMKGGPGTYGAPGRPGMNGQPGPQGPVGADIYLNPYEITELTGDIGFEGQKGIKGQKGPYGEWGAKGDPMPPSIMASIVGEKGSKGEMGQPGNSNNKGDRGFAGEPGEKGQLGYEGEQGPPQWGLPGLEGYAGDPGINGMIGYPGERGDSGIDGEQGLKGLKGMPGERGRDILRGQTGNKGAIGPKGDYGIPGRKGYPGSDGIEGSAGYKGLKGAPGTTGQPGNRGIIGDVGDIRPGYGGVGGPPGRAGLPGIFGDPGAPGTTGEPGKEGFAGLRGDPGTPGRMGLVGLKGKQGIPGSNGREGLPGIKGMQGDNGMQGLPGLPGVIGQPGLVGRMGIDGEKGGPGLFGLPGKQGFNGMKGYPGDPGEIGRRGAPGTALQKGETGERGFPGNPGMAGRPGPDGMPGLMGMKGDDAYIIAGNQGIKGSRGQNGYFGMPGTTGRKGEMGENGLPGLQGYRGDDGIPGLKGYPGLPGQMGTKGEEGDYGFEGLKGRPGPYGEPGLEGIPGKPGIFGQVGLRGEAGNDGFKGRKGMEGDVGERGLSAGADEGEKGNIGLPGPDGFPGMRGDEGFPGVQGVKGNSGTYGRPGLPGYMGMKGTKGDRGAYGDRGIPGSSPNYKVDGEPGENGRNGNYGRPGLKGMKGKPGLFGMDGLQGNKGERGDGADGERGDDGFPGIPGQAGQDGLPGYQGDRGDFGMPGLKGEMGRMGINGPSLRGMNGESGRPGLYGGPGFEGMKGFMGDPGFPGIPGIPGMKGEPGYFGPPGLEGLLGKPGLPGNSGLMGQPGEIGSQGVPGAPGFIGQPGPQNMPGLPGVDGFKGKNGDNGRDGFPGIQGVPGTKGKSGDVGFSGEGGAIGSPGIPGRRGSDAPLGPPPKPQGFFFTTHSQTTQLPTCPQGTVPLWEGYSLLHIYGNDHAQGQDLGLPGSCLKRFSTMPYLFCNLNEVCDYASRNDYSYWLSTTESMPMMMTPITGRDIERYVSKCQVCEAPTRVMAIHSQSVDVPNCPENWYELWVGYSFLMHTDAGAEGAGQNLASPGSCLKDFRSRPFIECHGHGRCNYYTSAFSYWLATIENEQQFVKPMPETLKAGNLKSKIGRCAVCMRSPPPRMAPLDSN; translated from the exons ATGGACAACCTGGGCCCCAT GGAATCGATGGAAGACAATCTGGAAGTACTGGATCCAAGGGAGAAAGAGGAGATTTTGGACTCTCAGGAAGACCTGGTCCTCCTGGTGAACCCGGCTATCCTGGTGACTTTGGGGATACTATCCCAAACTctgaaagttataaatataaagtac GGAGAGCAAGGAGAAGTTGGGATTCCAGGGCCACGGGGAGATGATACAATTACGGAGATTGTTGCGGATGTTTCTGTAATTTATAAAGGTGAAAAAGGTTTGATTGGATACAAAGGAGAAATTGGATTGTACGGAAGGAAAGGAAATCAAGGATGGGAAGGAGATAGA GGTGAATCGGGAGGAGTTGGGTTCAATGGAGCTAAAGGTGTAATTGGTGCTCCTGGATATCGAGGCAAACCTGGAAAACCGGGTCCTGCTGGTCCTGTTGGACCAAAAGGTTTAAAAGGATCATCTGGAAAATATGGAAGACCAGGTATTCCTGGAAAAGAAGGCATGATTGGCGAGCAAGGTATACCTGGTAGGCCTGGCCGACAAGGAGAGGTTGGTCCAACAGGTATTTTTGATCCCAATTTGGCTGAAGAAGGAAAAGTTGGTGCTGTTGGTGCCCAAGGATCTGAgg GTTTTCCTGGAGAGGATGGATCCCCTGGAGCTAATGGACTATCAGGCAACAGAGGTTTAAAAGGAGAGCCAGGTGAACCAGGTACTCCTGGAGTTCAAGGAAGAAGAGGTATACCTGGCATCAGGATAAAGGGTGAAGCAGGGGATGATGGTCCGAAAGGTTATCCAGGGTTTCCTGGTGCAAAAGGAATGAAAGGTAACCCCGGTCTACCTGGTGATCAAGGTGATGAAGGAGAAACTGTCTATGGACCACCAGGATTGGCGGGGGAAGATGGAAGTGATGGAATACCTGGGGAAGATGGTGTTAGAGGAGATATAGGTTTCCCAGGTCTGAAAGGATATCCTGGAAGAGGAAGACCTATTACTGGGCCTACTGGGGAACAAGGTCGACAAGGTTATCCTGGACCATCTGGATTGCCTGGACTAGATGGGTTAGAAGGACTGAAAGGAAGTTTCGGAGACAAGGGAGATGATTGTCCCTTTTGTCAAAATG gCCTTGTTGGTGAAAAAGGCGAGGAAGGAACTAATGGCAGATCAGGTTATAAAGGAGTTCAAGGATTTCCTGGATGGCCTGGTTTTCGCGGAAACAAAGGGATAAAAGGTTACATGGGGATTAAAGGATGGCCTGGCCAGTCTGGTCCACCAGGAATGAGTGGTTTAGAAGGAGGTAAAGGATATAAAGGAGATCAAGGTTCCTTATTAGGATTAGAAAATACTATTGCTGGAGAAATTGGAGACCTTGGAGTTGGGGGGTTTCCTGGTTTACAAGGATCCAAAGGTCTACAAGGGCCCTTTGGTAATCCGGGAATACCCGGTTTACCAGGATTTAAAGGAATGAAAGGAGGTCCTGGAACATATGGAGCTCCTGGTAGACCTGGAATGAATGGACAACCAGGTCCTCAAGGACCGGTTGGAGCAGATATATACTTAAATCCTTATGAGATAACCGAACTTACTGGAGATATAGGATTTGA AGGTCAAAAGGGTATCAAGGGTCAAAAAGGTCCTTACGGAGAATGGGGTGCTAAAGGGGATCCTATGCCTCCAAGTATTATGGCATCCATTGTCGGGGAGAAAGGAAGCAAGGGAGAGATGGGACAGCCAGGAAATAGCAACAATAAAGGTGATAGAGGGTTCGCTGGGGAACCTGGAGAGAAAGGTCAACTAGGTTACGAAGGTGAACAAGGGCCTCCTCAATGGGGACTTCCTGGTTTAGAGGGCTACGCTGGAGATCCTGGAATCAATGGCATGATAGGATATCCGGGTGAAAGAGGAGATTCTGGAATCGATGGAGAACAA ggcCTAAAAGGATTAAAAGGAATGCCCGGTGAGAGAGGACGCGATATTCTCCGAGGCCAAACTGGAAACAAAGGTGCAATTGGGCCAAAAGGAGATTATGGTATTCCAGGAAGAAAAGGTTATCCCGGATCAGATGGAATAGAAGGATCTGCAGGATATAAAGGTCTGAAAGGAGCACCTGGAACTACTGGACAACCTGGCAATAGA GGTATTATTGGAGATGTCGGGGATATTCGACCTGGATATGGAGGTGTTGGAGGGCCTCCTGGAAGAGCAGGTCTACCTGGAATTTTTGGAGATCCAGGAGCTCCTGGTACTACAGGAGAGCCGGGTAAAGAAGGATTTGCAGGACTAAGGGGAGATCCTGGAACACCTGGTAGAATGGGCTTAGTTGGTCTGAAAGGAAAACAGGGTATTCCTGGCTCAAATGGAAGAGAAGGACTTCCAGGAATAAAAGGCATGCAGGGAGATAATGGAATGCAAGGACTACCAGGACTTCCAGGAGTTATCGGCCAACCAGGTTTAGTTGGAAGAATGGGAATTGATGGTGAAAAAGGTGGCCCTGGACTTTTTGGTTTACCAGGAAAACAAGGTTTCAATGGAATGAAA GGTTATCCAGGTGACCCTGGAGAAATTGGAAGAAGGGGGGCACCTGGAACAGCATTACAAAAAGGTGAAACTGGTGAAAGAGGTTTTCCTGGTAATCCAGGAATGGCAGGACGTCCTGGCCCAGATGGAATGCCTGGACTAATGGGAATGAAGGGTGACGATGCTTATATTATAGCGGGAAATCAAGGTATAAAAGGTTCTAGAGGACAAAATGGATACTTCGGAATGCCTGGGACAACAGGACGAAAG gGTGAAATGGGCGAAAACGGATTACCCGGCCTACAAGGATACAGAGGCGACGATGGAATTCCTGGCTTAAAGGGATACCCAGGATTACCAGGGCAAATGGGAACAAAGGGTGAGGAAGGAGACTATGGATTTGAAGGCTTAAAAGGTCGTCCTGGTCCATACGGAGAACCTGGACTGGAAGGTATTCCCGGAAAGCCTGGTATTTTTGGTCAGGTTGGTCTCAGAGGTGAAGCTGGAAATGATGGCTTCAAAGGAAGAAAAGGTATGGAAGGAGATGTAGGAGAAAGAGGACTTTCTGCTGGTGCTGACGAAggagaaaaaggaaatataggATTACCAGGACCAGATGGTTTTCCTGGCATGAGAGGAGATGAAGGTTTTCCAGGAGTGCAAGGGGTCAAAGGCAATTCTGGAACTTATGGTCGTCCTGGCCTTCCCGGTTATATGGGAATGAAAGGTACTAAAGGAGACAGAGGTGCATATGGAGACAGAGGAATTCCTGGTAGTTCACCAAACTACAAAGTTGATGGTGAACCTGGAGAGAATGGAAGAAATGGTAATTATGGTAGACCAGGTTTGAAAGGTATGAAAGGAAAACCAGGACTGTTCGGTATGGATGGATTGCAGGGTAACAAAGGAGAAAGAGGTGATGGAGCAGATGGAGAAAGAGGAGATGATGGTTTTCCCGGTATTCCTGGTCAAGCCGGTCAGGATGGTCTACCTGGCTATCAAGGTGACAGAGGGGACTTTGGAATGCCTGGACTAAAAGGGGAAATGGGAAGAATGGGCATAAATGGCCCtag CTTACGAGGCATGAATGGTGAAAGTGGTAGACCAGGTTTGTATGGAGGGCCTGGTTTTGAAGGCATGAAAGGCTTTATGGGGGATCCAGGTTTCCCTGGTATTCCAGGCATTCCTGGAATGAAAGGGGAGCCAGGGTATTTTGGTCCACCCGGTCTAGAAGGTCTGTTGGGAAAACCGGGTTTACCAGGAAATTCTGGTTTGATGGGGCAACCTGGAGAAATTGGAAGTCAAGGAGTACCTGGTGCACCTGGTTTTATTGGACAGCCTGGTCCTCAGAATATGCCGGGTTTGCCTGGTGTTGATGGATTTAAAGGTAAAAATGGAGATAATGGACGAGATGGTTTTCCAGGTATTCAAGGTGTGCCCGGAACTAAAGGAAAATCTGGTGATGTTGGATTTTCCGGTGAGGGAGGAGCAATTGGATCACCTGGTATTCCTGGAAGACGAGGTAGTGATGCACCTTTAGGCCCTCCACCAAAACctcaagggtttttttttacaactcacTCTCAAACAACACAATTACCAACTTGTCCTCAAGGAACAGTTCCCTTATGGGAAGGTTATTctctattacatatttatggAAACGACCATGCACAAGGACAAGACCTGG gtCTTCCTGGAAGTTGCTTAAAACGATTCTCTACAATGCCATATCTATTTTGCAATCTCAATGAAGTTTGTGATTATGCAAGCCGAAATGACTATAGTTACTGGCTAAGTACAACAGAGTCAATGCCCATGATGATGACCCCGATTACTGGAAGAGACATTGAGAGATATGTTTCAAA ATGTCAAGTTTGTGAAGCTCCAACACGTGTTATGGCTATACACAGCCAATCTGTTGATGTTCCTAACTGCCCAGAAAACTGGTATGAGCTGTGGGTTGGATACAGCTTTTTgatg CACACAGATGCCGGAGCAGAGGGCGCTGGACAAAATCTTGCATCACCGGGATCCTGCTTAAAAGACTTTAGAAGCCGTCCATTTATTGAATGTCATGGTCATGGAAGGTGTAATTACTACACATCAGCATTCTCCTACTGGTTGGCCACGATAGAAAATGAACAGCAATTTGTAAAACCAATGCCAGAGACTTTGAAAGCTGGAAATCTAAAATCTAAAATTGGCCGTTGTGCTGTTTGTATGCGATCGCCACCCCCAAGAATGGCTCCACTTGATTCTAATTAA
- the LOC121116760 gene encoding uncharacterized protein isoform X1: MHQFLKTWILHLIIFYLIQRSYAQEAPCKGCPRSGPPCRCSGKGVTGHPGLSGMRGQTGPPGEVGPDGPSGPKGQKGDYGSSGNMGEKGIRGDTGVPGFRGMPGIPGVSGDIGPKGIEGLSGCNGTNGCDGIPGFSGSHGARGPQGIRGFPGIAGEAGDGGLNSPGIKGERGVNGQPGPHGIDGRQSGSTGSKGERGDFGLSGRPGPPGEPGYPGDFGDTIPNSESYKYKGEQGEVGIPGPRGDDTITEIVADVSVIYKGEKGLIGYKGEIGLYGRKGNQGWEGDRGESGGVGFNGAKGVIGAPGYRGKPGKPGPAGPVGPKGLKGSSGKYGRPGIPGKEGMIGEQGIPGRPGRQGEVGPTGIFDPNLAEEGKVGAVGAQGSEGFPGEDGSPGANGLSGNRGLKGEPGEPGTPGVQGRRGIPGIRIKGEAGDDGPKGYPGFPGAKGMKGNPGLPGDQGDEGETVYGPPGLAGEDGSDGIPGEDGVRGDIGFPGLKGYPGRGRPITGPTGEQGRQGYPGPSGLPGLDGLEGLKGSFGDKGDDCPFCQNGLVGEKGEEGTNGRSGYKGVQGFPGWPGFRGNKGIKGYMGIKGWPGQSGPPGMSGLEGGKGYKGDQGSLLGLENTIAGEIGDLGVGGFPGLQGSKGLQGPFGNPGIPGLPGFKGMKGGPGTYGAPGRPGMNGQPGPQGPVGADIYLNPYEITELTGDIGFEGQKGIKGQKGPYGEWGAKGDPMPPSIMASIVGEKGSKGEMGQPGNSNNKGDRGFAGEPGEKGQLGYEGEQGPPQWGLPGLEGYAGDPGINGMIGYPGERGDSGIDGEQGLKGLKGMPGERGRDILRGQTGNKGAIGPKGDYGIPGRKGYPGSDGIEGSAGYKGLKGAPGTTGQPGNRGIIGDVGDIRPGYGGVGGPPGRAGLPGIFGDPGAPGTTGEPGKEGFAGLRGDPGTPGRMGLVGLKGKQGIPGSNGREGLPGIKGMQGDNGMQGLPGLPGVIGQPGLVGRMGIDGEKGGPGLFGLPGKQGFNGMKGYPGDPGEIGRRGAPGTALQKGETGERGFPGNPGMAGRPGPDGMPGLMGMKGDDAYIIAGNQGIKGSRGQNGYFGMPGTTGRKGEMGENGLPGLQGYRGDDGIPGLKGYPGLPGQMGTKGEEGDYGFEGLKGRPGPYGEPGLEGIPGKPGIFGQVGLRGEAGNDGFKGRKGMEGDVGERGLSAGADEGEKGNIGLPGPDGFPGMRGDEGFPGVQGVKGNSGTYGRPGLPGYMGMKGTKGDRGAYGDRGIPGSSPNYKVDGEPGENGRNGNYGRPGLKGMKGKPGLFGMDGLQGNKGERGDGADGERGDDGFPGIPGQAGQDGLPGYQGDRGDFGMPGLKGEMGRMGINGPSLRGMNGESGRPGLYGGPGFEGMKGFMGDPGFPGIPGIPGMKGEPGYFGPPGLEGLLGKPGLPGNSGLMGQPGEIGSQGVPGAPGFIGQPGPQNMPGLPGVDGFKGKNGDNGRDGFPGIQGVPGTKGKSGDVGFSGEGGAIGSPGIPGRRGSDAPLGPPPKPQGFFFTTHSQTTQLPTCPQGTVPLWEGYSLLHIYGNDHAQGQDLGLPGSCLKRFSTMPYLFCNLNEVCDYASRNDYSYWLSTTESMPMMMTPITGRDIERYVSKCQVCEAPTRVMAIHSQSVDVPNCPENWYELWVGYSFLMHTDAGAEGAGQNLASPGSCLKDFRSRPFIECHGHGRCNYYTSAFSYWLATIENEQQFVKPMPETLKAGNLKSKIGRCAVCMRSPPPRMAPLDSN; the protein is encoded by the exons atgcatcaatttttaaagacttgGATCCttcacttaattatattttatctcattCAGAGGAGTTATGCACAAGAGGCG CCCTGTAAAGGCTGCCCAAGAAGTGGGCCTCCTTGTAGATGTTCGGGAAAAGGTGTCACAGGACACCCTGGCCTTTCCGGAATGAGAGGGCAAACAGGTCCACCAGGAGAAGTTGGTCCAGATGGACCGTCTGGACCTAAAGGACAAAAAGGTGATTATGGTTCTTCTGGTAATATGGGTGAAAAAGGTATTCGAGGGGACACAGGAGTTCCAGGATTTCGAGGCATGCCCGGAATTCCA GGAGTTTCTGGAGATATTGGACCTAAGGGTATTGAAGGTCTCTCTGGTTGTAATGGTACAAACGGATGTGATGGAATTCCCGGATTTTCGGGTTCACACGGTGCACGAGGTCCTCAAGGTATAAGAGGATTTCCTGGTATTGCTGGTGAGGCAGGAGATGGTGGATTAAATTCTCCTGGAATTAAAGGAGAAAGAGGAGTTAATGGACAACCTGGGCCCCAT GGAATCGATGGAAGACAATCTGGAAGTACTGGATCCAAGGGAGAAAGAGGAGATTTTGGACTCTCAGGAAGACCTGGTCCTCCTGGTGAACCCGGCTATCCTGGTGACTTTGGGGATACTATCCCAAACTctgaaagttataaatataaa GGAGAGCAAGGAGAAGTTGGGATTCCAGGGCCACGGGGAGATGATACAATTACGGAGATTGTTGCGGATGTTTCTGTAATTTATAAAGGTGAAAAAGGTTTGATTGGATACAAAGGAGAAATTGGATTGTACGGAAGGAAAGGAAATCAAGGATGGGAAGGAGATAGA GGTGAATCGGGAGGAGTTGGGTTCAATGGAGCTAAAGGTGTAATTGGTGCTCCTGGATATCGAGGCAAACCTGGAAAACCGGGTCCTGCTGGTCCTGTTGGACCAAAAGGTTTAAAAGGATCATCTGGAAAATATGGAAGACCAGGTATTCCTGGAAAAGAAGGCATGATTGGCGAGCAAGGTATACCTGGTAGGCCTGGCCGACAAGGAGAGGTTGGTCCAACAGGTATTTTTGATCCCAATTTGGCTGAAGAAGGAAAAGTTGGTGCTGTTGGTGCCCAAGGATCTGAgg GTTTTCCTGGAGAGGATGGATCCCCTGGAGCTAATGGACTATCAGGCAACAGAGGTTTAAAAGGAGAGCCAGGTGAACCAGGTACTCCTGGAGTTCAAGGAAGAAGAGGTATACCTGGCATCAGGATAAAGGGTGAAGCAGGGGATGATGGTCCGAAAGGTTATCCAGGGTTTCCTGGTGCAAAAGGAATGAAAGGTAACCCCGGTCTACCTGGTGATCAAGGTGATGAAGGAGAAACTGTCTATGGACCACCAGGATTGGCGGGGGAAGATGGAAGTGATGGAATACCTGGGGAAGATGGTGTTAGAGGAGATATAGGTTTCCCAGGTCTGAAAGGATATCCTGGAAGAGGAAGACCTATTACTGGGCCTACTGGGGAACAAGGTCGACAAGGTTATCCTGGACCATCTGGATTGCCTGGACTAGATGGGTTAGAAGGACTGAAAGGAAGTTTCGGAGACAAGGGAGATGATTGTCCCTTTTGTCAAAATG gCCTTGTTGGTGAAAAAGGCGAGGAAGGAACTAATGGCAGATCAGGTTATAAAGGAGTTCAAGGATTTCCTGGATGGCCTGGTTTTCGCGGAAACAAAGGGATAAAAGGTTACATGGGGATTAAAGGATGGCCTGGCCAGTCTGGTCCACCAGGAATGAGTGGTTTAGAAGGAGGTAAAGGATATAAAGGAGATCAAGGTTCCTTATTAGGATTAGAAAATACTATTGCTGGAGAAATTGGAGACCTTGGAGTTGGGGGGTTTCCTGGTTTACAAGGATCCAAAGGTCTACAAGGGCCCTTTGGTAATCCGGGAATACCCGGTTTACCAGGATTTAAAGGAATGAAAGGAGGTCCTGGAACATATGGAGCTCCTGGTAGACCTGGAATGAATGGACAACCAGGTCCTCAAGGACCGGTTGGAGCAGATATATACTTAAATCCTTATGAGATAACCGAACTTACTGGAGATATAGGATTTGA AGGTCAAAAGGGTATCAAGGGTCAAAAAGGTCCTTACGGAGAATGGGGTGCTAAAGGGGATCCTATGCCTCCAAGTATTATGGCATCCATTGTCGGGGAGAAAGGAAGCAAGGGAGAGATGGGACAGCCAGGAAATAGCAACAATAAAGGTGATAGAGGGTTCGCTGGGGAACCTGGAGAGAAAGGTCAACTAGGTTACGAAGGTGAACAAGGGCCTCCTCAATGGGGACTTCCTGGTTTAGAGGGCTACGCTGGAGATCCTGGAATCAATGGCATGATAGGATATCCGGGTGAAAGAGGAGATTCTGGAATCGATGGAGAACAA ggcCTAAAAGGATTAAAAGGAATGCCCGGTGAGAGAGGACGCGATATTCTCCGAGGCCAAACTGGAAACAAAGGTGCAATTGGGCCAAAAGGAGATTATGGTATTCCAGGAAGAAAAGGTTATCCCGGATCAGATGGAATAGAAGGATCTGCAGGATATAAAGGTCTGAAAGGAGCACCTGGAACTACTGGACAACCTGGCAATAGA GGTATTATTGGAGATGTCGGGGATATTCGACCTGGATATGGAGGTGTTGGAGGGCCTCCTGGAAGAGCAGGTCTACCTGGAATTTTTGGAGATCCAGGAGCTCCTGGTACTACAGGAGAGCCGGGTAAAGAAGGATTTGCAGGACTAAGGGGAGATCCTGGAACACCTGGTAGAATGGGCTTAGTTGGTCTGAAAGGAAAACAGGGTATTCCTGGCTCAAATGGAAGAGAAGGACTTCCAGGAATAAAAGGCATGCAGGGAGATAATGGAATGCAAGGACTACCAGGACTTCCAGGAGTTATCGGCCAACCAGGTTTAGTTGGAAGAATGGGAATTGATGGTGAAAAAGGTGGCCCTGGACTTTTTGGTTTACCAGGAAAACAAGGTTTCAATGGAATGAAA GGTTATCCAGGTGACCCTGGAGAAATTGGAAGAAGGGGGGCACCTGGAACAGCATTACAAAAAGGTGAAACTGGTGAAAGAGGTTTTCCTGGTAATCCAGGAATGGCAGGACGTCCTGGCCCAGATGGAATGCCTGGACTAATGGGAATGAAGGGTGACGATGCTTATATTATAGCGGGAAATCAAGGTATAAAAGGTTCTAGAGGACAAAATGGATACTTCGGAATGCCTGGGACAACAGGACGAAAG gGTGAAATGGGCGAAAACGGATTACCCGGCCTACAAGGATACAGAGGCGACGATGGAATTCCTGGCTTAAAGGGATACCCAGGATTACCAGGGCAAATGGGAACAAAGGGTGAGGAAGGAGACTATGGATTTGAAGGCTTAAAAGGTCGTCCTGGTCCATACGGAGAACCTGGACTGGAAGGTATTCCCGGAAAGCCTGGTATTTTTGGTCAGGTTGGTCTCAGAGGTGAAGCTGGAAATGATGGCTTCAAAGGAAGAAAAGGTATGGAAGGAGATGTAGGAGAAAGAGGACTTTCTGCTGGTGCTGACGAAggagaaaaaggaaatataggATTACCAGGACCAGATGGTTTTCCTGGCATGAGAGGAGATGAAGGTTTTCCAGGAGTGCAAGGGGTCAAAGGCAATTCTGGAACTTATGGTCGTCCTGGCCTTCCCGGTTATATGGGAATGAAAGGTACTAAAGGAGACAGAGGTGCATATGGAGACAGAGGAATTCCTGGTAGTTCACCAAACTACAAAGTTGATGGTGAACCTGGAGAGAATGGAAGAAATGGTAATTATGGTAGACCAGGTTTGAAAGGTATGAAAGGAAAACCAGGACTGTTCGGTATGGATGGATTGCAGGGTAACAAAGGAGAAAGAGGTGATGGAGCAGATGGAGAAAGAGGAGATGATGGTTTTCCCGGTATTCCTGGTCAAGCCGGTCAGGATGGTCTACCTGGCTATCAAGGTGACAGAGGGGACTTTGGAATGCCTGGACTAAAAGGGGAAATGGGAAGAATGGGCATAAATGGCCCtag CTTACGAGGCATGAATGGTGAAAGTGGTAGACCAGGTTTGTATGGAGGGCCTGGTTTTGAAGGCATGAAAGGCTTTATGGGGGATCCAGGTTTCCCTGGTATTCCAGGCATTCCTGGAATGAAAGGGGAGCCAGGGTATTTTGGTCCACCCGGTCTAGAAGGTCTGTTGGGAAAACCGGGTTTACCAGGAAATTCTGGTTTGATGGGGCAACCTGGAGAAATTGGAAGTCAAGGAGTACCTGGTGCACCTGGTTTTATTGGACAGCCTGGTCCTCAGAATATGCCGGGTTTGCCTGGTGTTGATGGATTTAAAGGTAAAAATGGAGATAATGGACGAGATGGTTTTCCAGGTATTCAAGGTGTGCCCGGAACTAAAGGAAAATCTGGTGATGTTGGATTTTCCGGTGAGGGAGGAGCAATTGGATCACCTGGTATTCCTGGAAGACGAGGTAGTGATGCACCTTTAGGCCCTCCACCAAAACctcaagggtttttttttacaactcacTCTCAAACAACACAATTACCAACTTGTCCTCAAGGAACAGTTCCCTTATGGGAAGGTTATTctctattacatatttatggAAACGACCATGCACAAGGACAAGACCTGG gtCTTCCTGGAAGTTGCTTAAAACGATTCTCTACAATGCCATATCTATTTTGCAATCTCAATGAAGTTTGTGATTATGCAAGCCGAAATGACTATAGTTACTGGCTAAGTACAACAGAGTCAATGCCCATGATGATGACCCCGATTACTGGAAGAGACATTGAGAGATATGTTTCAAA ATGTCAAGTTTGTGAAGCTCCAACACGTGTTATGGCTATACACAGCCAATCTGTTGATGTTCCTAACTGCCCAGAAAACTGGTATGAGCTGTGGGTTGGATACAGCTTTTTgatg CACACAGATGCCGGAGCAGAGGGCGCTGGACAAAATCTTGCATCACCGGGATCCTGCTTAAAAGACTTTAGAAGCCGTCCATTTATTGAATGTCATGGTCATGGAAGGTGTAATTACTACACATCAGCATTCTCCTACTGGTTGGCCACGATAGAAAATGAACAGCAATTTGTAAAACCAATGCCAGAGACTTTGAAAGCTGGAAATCTAAAATCTAAAATTGGCCGTTGTGCTGTTTGTATGCGATCGCCACCCCCAAGAATGGCTCCACTTGATTCTAATTAA